From the genome of Chiloscyllium plagiosum isolate BGI_BamShark_2017 chromosome 13, ASM401019v2, whole genome shotgun sequence:
caggcacttcacctgtggctgtcgatgatacaaatatccccgCTAGGGCCTTACAATGTTAACCCCCACCCCAGCCTCCAACAGAGTCTGGAATACACTTCATCAGGTCCCAAAGATTTATCCCAAAGcttgttttaaaatttccagcacctcttgttctgtaatgtggactttcttgaagacatcactatttatttccccaatttaCCTAGTCTTTCTCAATGGTAAATACTAAtgagaaaatattaatttatgaTCGCACCCTCtgttgtggctccacacatagattaccttgttgatctttaagaggccctattctctcagtagttactctttttcccttcctataattgtagaatccctttggattctcccttaccttatctgccaatgtCATCTTATATCCCCCTTAAGCTATCCTGATGTGTCCCTTAAGAGTACTCCCATATCCTTTATATTCCACAAGGATCATTTGATCCCTGCTGCCTATACatatcatatgcttccttccttttcttgaccaGGGCCTCAATAAATCCAGTTCCCTAGGGTTCCCTACTTCTGCTGTCCTTACAcctcactctaacaggaacatgctggccctgaacccTCATTAACgcacttttgaaagcttcccatttgcCAGATATCCCTTACCTGCAAacagcctcccccaatcaacttttgaaagttcctgtctaaaaccatcaaaattggccttgttccAATTCAGAACTTTTACTTGAGGACCAGCCCTATCTCATATTATGATAACCAATACGGCCTTTATGATTTAACTTGGTGCCATTAACTTCTGTACtgttctcaaccttctcttttgtCTCCATCCTGCTTTGGATTCCAACCTACATGCCAGTCTAGACTAAACCTTCCCTAGTggatctagcaaatctccctgccaggatatagGTCCCTCTCCAGTTCAGGTTCAACCAGTCCCACTTTTCAGGTCATCTCTACCCCAGAAGACatccaatgatccaagaatctaaatccctgccccctgcaccagctcctaaTCCTTGCATTCATTTGccaaaccttcctattcctattcACGCTAACAATTGGCACCGGAATTAATCTAGAAATTACTACCcttgaggttctgcattttaacCTTCTGCCAAACTCCCTGTAATGACTCTTCAGGACTTCATCCTTTTTACTacatatgtcattggtaccaatgtgtacaacaacctctGGATGCTCACTGTCCCCCTTAAGAATTGAATGCAACAACCATGTGACTCCAAGGTACGAGTAAGCCTTGATCCTCAGCCGATTTATGTTTACATTTCTAAACACCATTGATTCAATTCATGTGAACTTATCAAGTCTTTCTCAACTAATAAAACCAAACACCCCTTTGccttttttcaatttttaaaatctttttaaagTTGCATGATATTTAACAGAAATGTCAGCTTCCCTTTGCCTTCCAGTTCTCAAAACATGAATGATGAAGGCACAAAAATATTATCAAGTTGTTATCCATCTCTATGAACTGCCATACAGTAAGTTAAAAGACCATTTAGACCACCACTATTAACATTCTTTGGATTGCTATCATGCTGTTGAATAGCAATAGCAATTCCCATTTTCTCATACATTCCAGTAACACCAGGATGATTCCATGCCAATTATTACTGTGTCTGTCTAATGTCTGAAACTAGAGACTCTTACATAATTTACAACAATAATATTACCTTGACCATAATATGAGTCTGGTGTTCACACTTAACATGTTCATTAACCTCAATAATTCAGCCTCAAGAgcactaggaatgggcaattagTGCCGGCCTAACATGCAAAGgtcacattctgttattgaataaaggaaaaaaagatgTTTTATGAACTAAACACAATATAAAGCACATAAAGTAAAGCAATAAAGAGTAAATAGTATAATTTTCCCTTTTCATTCATCAAACACCTATCCAGTTGATGTAAAAAAAAGAACTGATGAATCATTCAGCTTTCACAGTTAAACCAAATTATTCTGttaaaaaaagaggaaatgtGACAGGGTTACAGCCCGTGGAACCAAAGCAGTGCACTGCAATTTGGCAGTTTTTACAGAAGAAAAGGGATACAATCTCCCCTATTCTGAGTTATCCCATTCAAGAtcattttttattatttattagtgTATATACAAAATCCAATTATTAACTGTAATCAAACTGGAAATTTCTCACAATCTGTTGGATCCCTTTAATATCTTGAAAGTTGTGATAAAATTACTGCTTATTTAAACCATATATTCCAAGCAATACAATCCTAATCTATTTAATCtcttaaatgaaagcaaaattctgcaggtgctggatatctgaaGTGAAAACTTCAGGGGTGGGACagtgctcaatggttagcactactgcctcacagtgccagggacctgggtttgattccggtcttgggcgactgtctgtgtggagtttgcacattctccctgtgtctgtgtgggtttcctccgggtgctctgatttcctcccacaatccaaagatgtgtaggttaggtgaattggtcatgctaaactgcccatagtgttagatgcattagtcaggggtaaatatggggtaggggaatgggcctggctgggttattctttggagggtcgatgtagacttgttgggccaaagtctgttctatactgtagggaatctaatctaaccttaaaaaaacagaaaatactggagaagcaCAAAAAGAGAGTTAAGGTTTTCAGTctaatgtgactcttcttcagaccttatcagactgaaacattaactctgtttctcgttCCAaggatgcagccagacctgctgagttcctccatcattttctgtttttatttgatctCTTCTTGAAGTTTAAGCTTTGGAGTCCAGATACAATTTTAATCACTAAGTGTTGAATTCTCTCCATGACAAATACATCCTTCCAAAGAAAAGATTCGCAGAACAGTTCATTTTTTCCAGATATGGCATGACTGGAGTTTTGTATAACCGAAGCATAACTTTAACTCCTCTGTACTTTTGTCATCTACATATAGAGATCAACATCTAACTTGATcttttattctattttctgtactgctttttgtcatttgtataaatgatttggatgtgaatacaggaggtatgtttagtaaggttgcagatgacaccaaaataggtggtgtagtggacagtaaagaagatttACTCAGAGTATAAAGGGACCTTGCTTAGATGGGCAAAtggccgaggagtgacagatggagtttaatgtagagatttaccaggatgctgccgggactggagggtttgagctatagggaaatgtTAAATAGGCTAAGGCATCTTTCTCTGAAGTCTCACAGACTTTTGGCTgtcctgatagaggtttataaaatcatgagggacataaggtgaatagccaaggccttttcctgagggtgggggagtccaaagcaaAAAGAcggaggtttaaggtgaaaggggaaagatataaaaaggacctgacGAATaacatttccatgcagagggtggtgcgtgtacagaacaagctgccagaggtcgacactgaaacaattacaatctttaaaagacatctggatgggcatatcaATAAGAAGCGTTTagatggatatgagccaaattctgggactaggttagattgggatgaatggtcggcacagacaagttggactgaaggatatgGTTCTGAGTTGCATTACTCTATTACTTTATGACCTAACACTGGCATTTTAATGATTTATATATGTGAACTCCCAAGTCTTTTTCGATCGCCATCGTTTCTTATCTTTTCGCCATTTAGACAGTACTCTGTTCTTTCCTTCATAGGTTCAAAATAGATGTAATTCACTTTCCCTACTTTGAACCATTCTTCAGATTTTTACTATTTACTTAATCTATCAACGAGACTTTTCTACATTTCCATCTATATTGCGTATCATACTGCATATCTTCATGTCATTAGTAAACTGCTCAAgataatataaaaaaaattaattataaCAGTATGAAACAACAgaagatttctttttattttaattctgttaAAACAAAgtgttttgaattgaattttcaCCAGTCACCTTGGCAACTCTAACTTCAAGGTAGAAGGTTATCTTTTATAAAACAAgctctgttgtgcttttccacaaTTGCACAAGTAAATTTTAATTAAAAGTAAATCacaacattatttttaatttacaaTGCAATTCAAAGATTTCCTCAATTCTGGGTgtgaaatattaaattaaaacaaGCATACAATCAAGTGAATTCAAATGTTAATTCAGTTTAGAAACATTGATTCCTTGAAGGGTGTCTCTGATAGCAGAAAATATAAACTCAAAATTGGGCTCTTTTGAAAAAAACCAGACTTTTAAAGAACAGTTATGCTGCAATTTCCTAAACGTTTAAGGACAGGAGAATCTTCACAGAAAACAAAATTTTCGTAGCCTTTCAAGTTTCCATTCATTCTGTAACTGTCATGTTTCATCTACCGTGTCTCCACACTGGAAACATTTACCATCAGTCCAGGGTTACTTTGATATAAATCCCCTTCTGGACCAttcaaaaactaaaataaatctGTCATGCATGACCTCTAAAATTTCCTATCTCTGGCCCTCTCAAATTTCCAAATTCAGGACCTCGTAAAACTAAGTCTTCCAACCTTAGCTCCACTGCttctttagagagagagagagagagtgagagagagacagagttcaaGTCATTATACTAAATCTGTTCCACATAATTTTTCAGATAACTTCTTATTTTTAGTTATTTTGACATCATTTCAGTCTGTCTTAACAAACCTTAACAAACTGCTGCAAAACGGCTAGTCAGAAGATGCCTTACACACCTGAAAATTTGCCTTTGTAACTACTTGGGCAGTTACCACACCAATCCTCAGATTCCATTAACCAGAAAATTTAGTAGTAACCATTAGTTGTCTCCAGACTGACTTGTTATGGTCAGAAATGATTTATAGCACCTCTGAGCTGCCTATCCAATCATTAAAGCTGACTCTTATTGGAAGGAGTTATGATTTTATTTAATATGCTTGATTTTAATAAATTCAATATTTGAGTGTAGTTCATAAAGTGCAAATGAGAATAACATTACCTATTGTTGTCCTTTGAATACTAGGATTACCCAACTCCTTTTGTTTCCCCATGCACATGCACAGTTAGACCCATGTGGACCAGCATCTGCATTGACAATGTCTGAAACATTAGTGTGGCCCCATCCAGACATGAATCtttcatacatgcacacacacacacatatatatacatcTTGGTAACTTTAGTCTTTTGGCAATGGCTTGGGCCTCTCTCATCATTTTTAGCAAGAAGTTTTATTCTGTTCTTGGCTTCTGTTTCCACGGTGATGGTGCAATCCGGGCATTTGATGATATCAAGTATTTTAACAGCATCATCGTTTATTGCACAAAAATTACTGAAGATGGTTTATGATTGATTATATTTTGAAACCTTACAGAATCTCCAAGGATCTCCCTGTTCAGAAGACAGTTCCCCTTGGTCTTTATGAATGATCAGAAGTGTATTTTGCTGCATCTCCAATGCATTCAGAACACTGAGTCAGAAGAAAATCcgcagcattttgtttttcagaAAAAAAGCTGTCCAGCAAAAATTGTAGAACAATTTAACTCTTGAAATGTCTACTCCACAAAAATATCCTTTGATCTCATATTCTTACAGTAATTAAAGATGGAGGAGCCTCATCTGAAGTTTAGATGCCAAAGAAGCCTAGGTGGCTAAATGATCTGGTTCTATCATGAGGCAGATTATATGAATGTAGAGCAATGAATTTAGTTCTGAATATACTGAACCTGTCTCACCTGATAAAGTTGAACACTCATGATGTTTATCAGTCTCACCTGATAAAGTTTAACACCCTGCAAGAAAGAAGCCACATTCTGCACTCAAAGCCATGATAAAGAAAGAAGGAAGTTTCAATTTACAGAGCATCTTACAACCTCAGGGTGTCCAACATGCTTGACAGTTAATGAAGTATATATTCAAGTGCAGTTACGGTGCTAACAGGGCAGTGTGGCCACCATTTTGCTAACAGCAACACCACACAAACAGAAATAATGTAGCCTGAGTTTCTTAATGATACCGGTTGaacaataagattagattacattacagtgtggaaacaggcccttcggcccaacaagtccacaccgacccgccgaagcgcaacccacccatacccttacatttaccccttacctaacaagacaggcaatttagcatggccaattcaccttacctgcacatctttggactgtgggaggaaaccggagcacccggaggaaacccacgcagacacggggagaacgtgcaaactccacacagtcagtcgcctgaggcgggaaatgaacccgggtctctggcgctgtgaggcaacagtgctaaccactgtgccaccgtgccgcccactaagtatCAGAAAATTCTACTATTCTGTGAAATGATAGcaggatgtttttttttattcactgagATGACAGACAAGGCATtgttttaatatctcatctgaaacacAACATCTCCAatgatgcagcattccctcagttctgTTCTGGGAAGATCAGTTTCGATTAGGAGCCAAAACCACTGGAGTAGAAATCGAACACATAGCCATCAAACTCACTGAACCTTGATTCATCGAGTGTCTCTTGCTCCCCGATTTCTCTTAGTTTTGTGACTAAAATGTGCTATGTTTCCGACAGACAGTGGATAGCTACATGGGGAAAGTCCCAGAGCTGTTTTCAACAAGCCTTTCCAACCAAAGTTGCACCACTATGGATAAAATAAAGCTCTTAATTTGCCGCAGTTCCCAGTTATTACTCCAAGAATAGGTCAAGGTAAAGATGGCACCATGTGAGTGAAGATTGTGGCTGAAGTCAATGTTTTTGCAGCTGTTGTTGTGTAATCCCTGAAAGCCTCATAGCAGCTGGGTTCTGAATATCAGCTGTCAGTTCAATCCAAGCATCAACAATGCGATGATCAGGTTTCCTTTTGTATTGTCTCTGGTTTTTATATTACAGCGTGTGTGGCCTTAAGATGTTCCCCATCTGTTTGCCTGACTTATTTGGTCTCTCTTCATTTCACTGTCACCTTTCCTTAATTTAATTGATCccctgtctctttctcttttttctcctCCTGGCCTTGATATATCTATCTTTTTCTTCATCTGTGCATCTAATTGCTAACATTCTGTtctattcttcaaaactctttcACTTTTCTCTCCAGCTTGATCCTTGTATATTTCTGTATGATTCACTTTCTCCCTTCCTTTCACTCTTTGTCTCACCCTGGTATTgtattattttcttttcactgcCCCTTTTCCTGATTTACGGAAAATGGTGAGCCTCTGTCCCAGAATGTCAAATGACATTGTGTGACCCCACCCCCTCCGTCCTGGAGTGTGAGAGGACAGTCTGTGACTCACTTTTCCAGATGGTGAAAGGGTATTGTTCTGACCCACTGTCCAAGAATATGAAATGACAGCGAGTGATCCATTGTCCCTGAGGGTGATAGGACTGTCTGTGAATCATTGTTCCAAAGTGTAAAGGGACAGTGTTGTGACCCATTGTCCCAAAAGGTGAAAGGATAGTGAGTGACCTACTGTTGTAGAGTGTCGGAGGACAATGCATGATTCACACAGACAGTGTATGatccactgtgaggcagcagtgctaaccattgagtcactgtgTTGCCCcaagccatcatgccacccccaAACATCTTTGAGGTAATCATTTACCCTTCTGTTTTCTAGAGAAAAGAGACATTTTTGATAGATGTTTCAGTATCATCATTGGAAATCTTGTTTGCACTTTCTTCGGTGCCTCTATATCCTTCAACAATTAGCACACTAAGTGTGGTCCAATACAAGGTTCAATACAAGTTTGACTTAATTCCTTTAGTTTTCAATGTCATCTTTTCAAGAGATAATGGCTTTATTAATCTGTGCCCGATTGTGGAATGTCATGTCTGACCCACCACAAAATGCAACCCCATGGATCCAAATTCTTCCAATATCTCAGCATCTTCTCAGCGTGTTCTGAAACACCTCACTCAAAGCACCCTGCTCCCTTTCTCATCCCAATGTCAAGGACAGTTCAGTGAGCTACATAACAGAACACAACCACAAGCAGTATTTTAAATTCTGGACCTACTACAGTTGCACTATATTTCTGCCTGATGATCTAACAGGAAATGTGCTGGAACTAGATGAATCAGTCGATGCTGGGATTTCCTTTCCTGACTTTGAATGTCTTCCTTCCATGCACGTTGCAGGAGACGGATAATCCTCAAGCAATTAAGTCAAAATGAGTTAACAGCACTCAGCCCTGGGTGAAAGACAGGGGTTTTAGTTGTTCAATAGTCATATGGACTGCAAAAGCTCAATGATAAAAATGCTTAGAAGTTTCAGAAGTTTACTTTGTCTGTTTTCCAAGATTACACTCCTATTTTGCAAAGCTTTAACACTTTGGGTCGACCCTTTCTAAACTCATCCACTTCTGCAACCAAGTAATTACAATCCTTGTCTGAACCAGTACTCTCAAGCTATGTAAGATTTGTGCAACATTTAGTATAACTAATCTGATTGAAACAACTTGATAGAAGCCACTATCccctcaccaagtcaccatttattgacaatgtggagagtccttgacactgatccagctccctcagagccagctctcagagtgaacagaacctttgacactccagTTCTTAACTGGCAGCCTGGGCTTCCTGATtgcaccagattaacagccaGAACCAGgaccacttggctgacctcaatACAATCATGACACTAATTATATTATATTGTTTTATTTAGCAGATATAAATAATTATTTAGTATAAATAATGAAATGTAATTGGCATATCATTACATGGCAAGGTAATGAACTCAGTTCCTGCCCTTTATACATGCAACTGTCTTGTGTTCCAGTGCAAAAACAGTGACTAAAGAGTGGAAAGCAAGATAGGCATAAAGGAGAATGCATGGGAAGAAGAAAGAATTAAATAGAAGGGAAGGAAGAACATGGGAAGGAAAGGAAAGATGGAATGTCACTGAGGGCATTGGAAGCCTTGGAATAGGTGAACAGGATAGTATGGGCAGAAGGGGTCTGATGATAGTTGAGGATTGGAAGGGATGGGATGTGCAGAGCATGGTAAGGATTTCACAGGAAGAATTGAGTGGCAGGGGTTGGGCATTTAAGAGCCATTGAAACCAGAGAAATAATACAACACTGAAGGGGGACATTTGACCCATCTTGTCCGTGCCAACCTAAAGacatccagatgccctttcaaAAACCAACTTTCCACACAAGGCTCATTGATCTATACCTTATGCGCTCAAGGTGCAGATCAGGTGTGTTTTGAAAAGCTGTAAGTTTTCTGCCTTCACTACCAACTCAGACAGTGAACTCCATACACCCACCTCTCGCTGCATAAAAAAGTTTTTACTCATGtgccctctaatccttctgccacttagcttgaatctatgagccctaattttttaaatttctcccaagAGAAACAGGTTCCCCTTGTCTACTGTATctctacccctcacaattttgtataccttaatcatgttgcccctcagccttctctgtttcaaggaaacaatcccaacctctccaatctctccttgtagctgCAATTACCCAGCCCAAttaacattctagtaaatctactctgcactctctccagaggaattatatccttcctgtaatgtggtgcccagaattgcagacaatagtCCAGTTGTGGCATCACCGGTGTCTTACACATCTTCACATTATATCCCAACATTTGTACTTTCTACCTCTGCCAGTGAAAGAGAGCATTCTGTTTGCCTTCTTTACaatcttatctacctgtactACCACATTAGGGACCGTACACCTGCATGCCAATatctctcacttcatctatcCCTCTCAGTAAGTTCCCATTTATAGTGTATTCCTTTTTACTGTTTGACCTccaaaaatgcattacctcacatttgtcagagttgaacttcatttgccacattCCTGACCATTCCACCAAACCTAATGTATTATTTTGGAGCATATAGCTATCCTCAACACCGTCCACTATGCAGACAATTTTTGAGTCGTCTACAAATATCCCAATAGTGACTTCCATGTTCAAGTctaaatcgttaatgtataaaacaaGCAGCAGGGGTCCCAACACCAAACCCTGCAGAGCAATATTTGAAATAGCTTTCCATTCACAAGGGCAGCCATCAACCATTGCTTTTTGTTTCCTATAActgtaagccaattttgtatccaatttcaCACATTAGTCCACATCCCATGGGCTTTTACATTTTGACCAGTCTGGCATGTgagatcaaatgccttactaaaattgATGTCAACAACACCAACTACACTATCCTCTTCGATGCTTCTAATACAGCCAAATTCCTTGTGAAATTATCATTaaatctgcttctactacctttCCAAGtgatgcattccagatcataacaactcTCCACATAGAAAATTTCTCCTCATGGTCCTCATGAATATTTTGGCAATTAAAAAAGAATTTTGATGACTGTGACTATTCCCATTATTTCTCCCTATTTTCTCTCTTAAAGACAATTTTTAACTTGTCTATAGACACTTTCATGTACCTTCTTTGCTCTAGCCAAACAATGTTAGCTTCTTGTATCTCTCTAGCCCCTCATCTTTTCAAATATCATAGTAAATCTCTCCTGCACTATCTCCAAGGTATTGACATAATTCTTAGATTGCgatgcccagaattggacacaatgttCCAGCTGAACCGTAACCTGTGATTTATAAAGTTTGAATCCAACTTTcaaatttttatattttattccacTGTTTATAAATCTATGGATCCCAAATTTGGCTGAGCATCACATTGTTTTATCATCTTCAAACTTTTCTAAAAGCTAGACCAAAGTAATTGACCAAATCACCATCTTTGATACCATAAAGTTCCATGATCCTCTGATTCTATCCCTTCTATACTTATCCACCATTAAGaacaaactaaaaataaataccAACCCAGCTTTCAAATCAATAACTCCTTAAATAATCAGTTTACTTAGTTTTGAATGATCTCCACCACCTCTGAAATGGGTATTTGAATGATAGCTGTTTTTCCCTCATGCAGCCTACCTGCAGACCAGCCGAGCTCTGATGATCACTGCCTCCATCTTGGGACTGCCGGCAACTCTCCTCATACTCACATCATTACCATGTATGCGGTTCGGAGCTGAATCCCATTCTTCCAAGCACAAGCAATCCTTACTGGGTTCCATTCTGTACATACTAATGGGTAAGTTACAGATCACCAGACTGTCATTGTAACTGATCATTAGGCAAGGGAATAAGCATCATCATTCAGTAGACAGTGCTGGGGCCAGCCTTGTCACTGCCCAATTATTTCTGCTTAATGGACAAGCTCTCTCCTATCTGGAGAAAATATGCAAAAGAGAGAAGTTGCTCTTTATCGCTGTGCATTCACATTAATGATCTATTAGgattttcattagaaaataaGATCATTAAAAAATGGATGGCTGGTTTAATAGGTTCCAGATCAACTGCTGGCAAAGATGCACCCCCACATCACCACTTCCAGTCATCCCAAGACCTCAGTGAGAAAGAAGTTGAGTCTCGTTGAGAGTTCGTATATCTAATTTCATTCCCTGTGATCCGAATTTGAACCCAGAGTAGAATGAACAAGTGAAGATCCACTTCTCTTAGCCTTTATGTGGGATCAAAGAGGAGCATGCTAAGTCCAGTTCCATGCATCTGTCTGCCCAGGACATAAAACTGTGCTATTTAGACAATCTCATTTAGAGAGAATTGTGACAAAAATCAGGATTGTTCTGAATTCAGGAAAGAGTCTGTTTATCTAAAGGGCAGTCCTTTACCCTCTTATCCTGGCCTCTCTCTGGTGAGTGATCATAGTTCCTAATCCATAAACAGTTAGTGGGTCTTTAAAGCTTGGCATGAAATGGGTCTCTCCTTTAACTGATCTTACTTTGAAGAATGCTTGGCATTAGCTGCACCTCACTGCGAGAGCTATAGTTTTCAAGTCCTTCccagacttgagcacaaaatttaGATTGGGTAAGCCAGTTCCACTTGTTCTcttaggcaaatgggactagtttagtttgggaaacctggtcagcatggtcaagttggaccgaagggtctgtttctgtgctgtatggctctgtaactctgtaacaagtGAGTTCTTGCTGGTGCCCTTGAAAGTATTTACCTCTCAACCAATATcactaaaatagattatctgaacattatctcattgctgttggtGGGATCTTGCTAACTAAATATTAACTGTCATTTTTTCTTCTTTGCAACAGTGACTAATTTTGATAATTGGCTTAATTGATCGCAAAATGCTTTGGAACATCTTGTGGTCATGGAAAGCACTATTGAAATGCAAATTGCTTTAGTTTGTTTGACAAGGCCCTTGTTGGATAGGGAAAGCAAGAGAGGATTTAGAAATGATTGTTTGTAAGACATTGTCAAGGATGTTACATAAGTGCATGGTCTCACTTGTGTTTGTATTTTACAGCAATTTGTGCGGCTGTTGCCACAATCTGGTTCCCAGTGGGAGTCCACCAAAATGCACGCCTCTTCAATTTCGGCTATTCTCTCTTTGTGGGTTGGATAGGCACCATGCTGTGTCTGCTCGGGGGAACAGTGATTGCCTGCTGCACCAGTCCTTCACCACAACGCCAGGAAAACCAGTATTACTACACGTCACAaggctcctcctcctcctcgtcaACAAACCCAACACATGCCAAAAGTGCACACGTCTAAGGAACAAAGAGAAGCTCTAACAGATCGTGCATCAAGGGACACATAAAACCCATGGCAAATGCCCACCTTAAAACACACTCTTCCCTAACTTGAAGGACAATGCAGATTGAAGTTCTACTTCACATTGAACAGAAGAAGAAACCCTAGTTTTGTGATTTTAATTGTGATCTTGTCATGGATAATGTTAAATTATGATAACCACCAACTCTTGCTTCAGCAAGAAAAGATATAATAACTAATGTCCAATCTCATGCATCAAATCTGCAGATTAGTAACAGCCAGTCTGGATTCATTTAGATGTGTCAGGTTGTGGATTTGAGACAGTATAAAGCTAAATAGTTATTGATTGGTTGCTGTCCTAAAATGCATTTGTTAGTAAAGTATAAAAGGTTTGTAACTCAAACAGTATTATACAACCTCTCAATTGCCAAATTGGGAATAACCTTCAAAACtaaactgaaaatctgaaaatatgCTGATGTTCTTTATCAAGATCTTTCCCTAGCCTCTGATCCCTGTTGGCTTGCACAGGCCCTGTGCTTCTGTTCTGCGTTGGTGAATTTGCACATAACTTGTTAACTACAATGGAGCCTCAAAAAGAGCAAGGGAACAATGAGGGGAGGAAGCAGTGgctgtagtgggcggcacggtggcacagtggttagcactgctgcctcgcagcgccagagacccgggttcaattcccgactcaggcgactgactgtgtggagtttgc
Proteins encoded in this window:
- the LOC122556336 gene encoding claudin-11-like, with translation MSSVCLHLLGFMLSSLGWIAILIATITKEWVQSCSTGVSDCLHFNGLKLKGLWTECYRSTDSYHCKTLTDILTMPAYLQTSRALMITASILGLPATLLILTSLPCMRFGAESHSSKHKQSLLGSILYILMAICAAVATIWFPVGVHQNARLFNFGYSLFVGWIGTMLCLLGGTVIACCTSPSPQRQENQYYYTSQGSSSSSSTNPTHAKSAHV